The following proteins are encoded in a genomic region of Vibrio tasmaniensis:
- a CDS encoding YkgJ family cysteine cluster protein encodes MECRLHCGACCTAPSITSSFPLHPHGKKSGERCKQLTVDNLCKLFGKKERPQVCFDFKAESWVCGTTTSEAIQILTDLESSTA; translated from the coding sequence ATGGAATGCCGTCTTCATTGTGGTGCTTGTTGTACCGCACCTAGTATTACATCTTCATTCCCCCTTCATCCTCATGGAAAGAAGTCTGGTGAGCGTTGCAAGCAGCTTACGGTTGATAACTTATGTAAATTATTTGGTAAAAAAGAGAGGCCTCAGGTCTGCTTCGACTTTAAAGCAGAAAGCTGGGTGTGTGGGACGACGACAAGTGAAGCAATTCAAATACTCACTGACTTAGAAAGTTCGACCGCATAG
- a CDS encoding YcgN family cysteine cluster protein: MTIPFWQEKTLEQMTENEWESLCDGCGKCCLHKLMDEDSDEVYYTNVACSWLNDKTCSCKDYPNRFTSGEECLKLTRDKIHEFHWLPDTCAYRLLSESKQIPEWHPLITGSKSEMHAAGESVRNKVVYEIDVVDWEDHILNHPNR, encoded by the coding sequence ATGACGATTCCATTTTGGCAAGAAAAGACACTAGAGCAAATGACCGAGAACGAGTGGGAATCACTGTGTGACGGTTGTGGTAAGTGTTGCCTACATAAACTTATGGATGAAGATAGCGATGAAGTTTACTACACCAATGTGGCGTGTAGCTGGTTAAACGACAAAACATGTTCGTGTAAAGATTACCCGAACCGATTCACTTCAGGTGAAGAGTGTTTGAAGCTGACTCGTGACAAGATTCATGAATTCCATTGGCTACCAGACACTTGTGCTTACCGACTGTTATCAGAATCCAAGCAGATTCCTGAGTGGCACCCATTGATTACAGGGTCTAAATCAGAAATGCACGCTGCTGGTGAAAGCGTTCGTAACAAAGTGGTCTACGAAATCGATGTTGTCGATTGGGAAGACCACATCTTGAACCATCCAAATCGCTAA